The genomic window GTTCCTGCATTCTGGCCCCCCTTGGGTTTGGGATTGAGATTCCTGAGGAAGTTCACGAGATCGCCCACATCGTTGTTGCTCATGCCGTAGTCGATCCAGGACGGCATCGCCGTGCCCTGGACGCCGTAGAGGATGGAGTCGAAGAGCCGGGTGTCGTTCACGCTGGCCATGAAGAGGCCGTTGCGCAGGTTCCTCGGCTTGGGGAGGATGTCCAGGGAGTTGGGCCCCTTGCCGTCGCCCTTGCGGCCGTGGCAGCCCGCGCACCGGTTGACGAAGGTGGCTTCGCCGCGGGCGATGGACTCGGGGCTGGAGGCCACCGGGTTGGCGGCGGGCAGGTTCCGGGCCTTGGGCTCCTGGCGGGGCTCCTTGACGAAGGCCGTCTGGATGTAGCCCAGGAGGGCCGTGGCCTGCTTCTCGTCCACCAGCTTTCCCCAGGCGGGCATGGACGTCCCGTCAACGCCCTTGCTGATGGAGGCCACCAGGCGGCCCATGGGCTTGGAGTTCATGAAGGCGGCCTTGGTGAAGTCCCGGGGGGACGGGTCCAGGTGCTCGGCGATGAGCCCGCGGCCGTCACCCTTTTCCCCGTGGCAGCGCAGGCAGAGCGCCTTGTAGGTGGCTTCGGGGGTGGGCATGGCCGGCACCGCCTTCAGGCCGGACAGGTAGGAGGTCATGGCCTTGAACTCGTCGTCGGTGAACCGGAAGGCCGGCATGATGGAGTCCGGCATGGTGATGCGCGGATTCCTGAAGTGGGAATCCAGCCACGCGGGATCCTTCACGAGTCCCTCGAAGCTGAGGTCGGGAGCGATGGCCCCGTCCTTGGCGCCGAGCTTGTGGCAGGCGGTGCAGGCGCGGTCGAGGACCAGCTGCTCGCCCTGCTTCGCCATCTGGGCGGGGTTGATCTGGACGGGCTTGATGTGGGCCTGGACCAGTTCCGCGCCGCCGGTGGCGCGCAGGCGGTAGCGGTCCATCTCCGTCTCGGAGAAGTTCTTGCCCTTGCGGCTCTTGAGGAAGATGACCAGGGCCTTGATGTCCTGGTCGGAGAGCATGTTGAACTTGGGCATGATGGAAGTGGCCAGCACGGACTTGGGATCCTTGATGCGGGTGTACAGGTAGTCGATCTTGAACTTGCGGCCCACCTCCGTGAGATCGGGGCCGATGGTGCCGTCCGAGAGCCCTTCGATGCGGTGGCAGCCGTAGCAGTTGCTGGCGTAGAAGAGGTCCATGCCCTTGCGCACGGTGGGCGTGCCGGTGAAATGGGCGCCGGTGTGGCACTGGGCGCAGTTGGCCTCCAGGTACTCCTTGCCCCGGAGCATGGGCACGAACTCCTTGCGCCAGTTCTCCTGGACCGCGGCTCCGAGGATGGGGTCGGGCCAGTACTCGTCCTCCCCGTGGGCGTCCTTGGGGCTGAGGCCCCGGCCCTGGCCGTCGTGGCACACGGTGCAGCCGAACTCGCTGAACTTGTGCCGGCGCTCCCACCTGCCGTTCTTCTGGACGTCGCCCATGGCCAGCGAATAGGGGTGGGTCTTGAGGGGCTGCTGGTAGGTCGAGAACCGGGGGTCGTCGGAGGCGATGTGGCAGGTGATGCAGCGGTCCACCCGGGTCTCCCCGAAGTCGGCCACCACGGTCTGCTCGATGCGCGGACCCCGCGCCTCGAGGGAGGCCCTCTCCGCCTCGCCCTTCGCCATGGCCTTGGCCTGGTTGAAATAGGCGATCTGGTGCGCCTCCCACTTGTGGGAGAACTGGTTGTAGAGGATGACCCCGTGGATCACGAGGATCAGGAAGGTTCCGACGGCGAGTGCGAATCTCATGGGTTGGACCTCACCAAGGGGTAACGAAGGCCCAGTTGGGACCGCGGAAGAACGTTCCGATGATGACGAAGATGACGTTCGCCAGGAGGAAGGTCAGGAAGATGGTGTTGGCCAGGAGGCGGTCCTTGGAGAACCACACGCCCACGCCCTTGGGGGAGCGGTCCAGGTAGGGCGTGAGCAGCAGCAGCCCCACGAAGATGCCCGGAACCCCGATGCCGCCCCAGAACGCCGAGTAGGACACCATCTCCTGGAGGCCCAGGAAGTACCAGGGCGCCTTGGCGGGGTTGGGCGGATGCATGACGTTGACAGGCTCCTCCAGCGGCGCGTTGAAGAGCAGCGCGAGCACCAGGATCACCGCGAGGGTCATGACGAACACGAAAAGCTCGGACATGAAGAGGTTCGGCCAGGAGAAGACCGTGTTGTCCGGGATGTTGTTCACCTTGGTCAGGGGCCCGCGCACCAGGCCCTGGAGGCCGTAGGTCTTCTTGCCCTCCAGGAGGGAGGGCTTGGGGTCCGTCATGGCGGCCATCATCTCCATGGGCGGGGTGGGGTCGGCGTCGGCGGGCCGGGAGAGGCCGCCATCCTTGCGGATGCGCCAGAAGTGGATCGCGATGGCCATGGTCAGCACGGCGGGGAGCACGGCCACGTGGAGGACATAGAAGCGCAGCAGCGCCTCCTGGCCCACGGTGGATCCCCCCATGAGCAGGAACTGGATGTCCTTGCCGATGACGGGAGCGTAGCCGGCGATGGCGGTGCCCACGGTGATGGCCCAGAAGGCCAGCTGGTCCCAGGGGAGCAGGTACCCCGTGAAGCTCATGAGCAGGGTCAGCAGCAGCAGGACGACGCCCAGCACCCAGTTGAACTCCCGGGGCTTCTTGTAGGAGCCCGTGAGGAACACCCGGCACAGGTGCATGACCACCACCGCGACCATGCCGTGGGCGGACCAGCGGTGCATGTTGCGAAGGATGGTCCCGAAGGCGACGGATCCGCGCAGGTCAAGCATCCGGTCGTAGGCCTGGGTCGTGCTGGGGACGTAGTAGAACATCAGGAGGATCCCGGTGATGACCAGGATCACGAAGAGGAAGAACGAGACCAGGCCGAGGCCCAGGGTATAGAGGGGCCGAAGGGTGTTCTTGTGCACCTTCACCGGGTGGATGTGCAGGAAGAAGTTGGTGAAGCTGGTGCTGGAACGTTCCAGGTCGTTGGTGGGCAGGGGATTGCGGAAGATCGACTTCCACACGTTCCCCGGCAGTTCCTTCACCGCGGTCAGGAGGGAGGGGCTTGCCGTCTCTTTGCTCATAGGGTCAGGTAGCTCCCGGGGGTGATCTCGGTGTCCTTGTCCACTTCGATCTCGCCGTTGGGGGCCAGCGTGATCTTGTACCAGGGAAGCGCGCGCGGGGCGGGGCCGCCGGTGACCGTGCCGTCGGAATCGAACCGCGATCCGTGGCAGGGGCAGGCGAAGCCCGTGTCGGCCAGGCCCACGATGCAGCCCAGGTGGGTGCAGGTGGTGCTCAGGGCCGCGAGCTTGTTGCCTTCGCGCACGACGCAGATGCGACGGGCCTCCAGGGCGATGCGGGTGCCCGCCGGAAAGTCGTCGGGCTTGCCGATGCTGAACCGCTGCGGCTGGCCGTAGGTGGCCCTGGGCTTGATGAACACGAAGTTGGAGACGGCGCTCAGGACGCCCGAGCCGACCAGGCCCGTGCCGGTGATCCAGGCCAGCATCCTCCGGCGCGAAACCGCCACCTGGGTGCCTCCCCCGCTACTTCTTTTCAGATTGACTGCCATCAACAGCCTCCCTAGTTGAATCCGTGGAATCTTTCCTGTCCGACCAGAAGACCTGGTATTTCGCGTCCTCGATGTCCTTGAACCAGCCGCGCTTGACCGCGAAG from Geothrix sp. 21YS21S-2 includes these protein-coding regions:
- a CDS encoding c-type cytochrome; translated protein: MRFALAVGTFLILVIHGVILYNQFSHKWEAHQIAYFNQAKAMAKGEAERASLEARGPRIEQTVVADFGETRVDRCITCHIASDDPRFSTYQQPLKTHPYSLAMGDVQKNGRWERRHKFSEFGCTVCHDGQGRGLSPKDAHGEDEYWPDPILGAAVQENWRKEFVPMLRGKEYLEANCAQCHTGAHFTGTPTVRKGMDLFYASNCYGCHRIEGLSDGTIGPDLTEVGRKFKIDYLYTRIKDPKSVLATSIMPKFNMLSDQDIKALVIFLKSRKGKNFSETEMDRYRLRATGGAELVQAHIKPVQINPAQMAKQGEQLVLDRACTACHKLGAKDGAIAPDLSFEGLVKDPAWLDSHFRNPRITMPDSIMPAFRFTDDEFKAMTSYLSGLKAVPAMPTPEATYKALCLRCHGEKGDGRGLIAEHLDPSPRDFTKAAFMNSKPMGRLVASISKGVDGTSMPAWGKLVDEKQATALLGYIQTAFVKEPRQEPKARNLPAANPVASSPESIARGEATFVNRCAGCHGRKGDGKGPNSLDILPKPRNLRNGLFMASVNDTRLFDSILYGVQGTAMPSWIDYGMSNNDVGDLVNFLRNLNPKPKGGQNAGTI
- a CDS encoding cytochrome b N-terminal domain-containing protein; protein product: MSKETASPSLLTAVKELPGNVWKSIFRNPLPTNDLERSSTSFTNFFLHIHPVKVHKNTLRPLYTLGLGLVSFFLFVILVITGILLMFYYVPSTTQAYDRMLDLRGSVAFGTILRNMHRWSAHGMVAVVVMHLCRVFLTGSYKKPREFNWVLGVVLLLLTLLMSFTGYLLPWDQLAFWAITVGTAIAGYAPVIGKDIQFLLMGGSTVGQEALLRFYVLHVAVLPAVLTMAIAIHFWRIRKDGGLSRPADADPTPPMEMMAAMTDPKPSLLEGKKTYGLQGLVRGPLTKVNNIPDNTVFSWPNLFMSELFVFVMTLAVILVLALLFNAPLEEPVNVMHPPNPAKAPWYFLGLQEMVSYSAFWGGIGVPGIFVGLLLLTPYLDRSPKGVGVWFSKDRLLANTIFLTFLLANVIFVIIGTFFRGPNWAFVTPW
- a CDS encoding ubiquinol-cytochrome c reductase iron-sulfur subunit, which codes for MAVSRRRMLAWITGTGLVGSGVLSAVSNFVFIKPRATYGQPQRFSIGKPDDFPAGTRIALEARRICVVREGNKLAALSTTCTHLGCIVGLADTGFACPCHGSRFDSDGTVTGGPAPRALPWYKITLAPNGEIEVDKDTEITPGSYLTL